The Thiosulfativibrio zosterae genome has a window encoding:
- a CDS encoding group I intron-associated PD-(D/E)XK endonuclease — MKSYGESAEEILKTAGVKGMHVDDITNQIINNGQVFSDSEEEIKTKVTAYLSNKAGPVSKPKKNSTIRRVKGKKPGSYLRGVYRYYGRSESIVSNVTEDISETAFIGAAGEYAVASEFLFKGYNVSRPAVDSGIDLTVFKGNTFSNIQVKTSSSKSDKFQFSIRTKIFDIHSNISTYYVLLCRRQMRTFYRNDYVILPSTAIEFFVTNSYINRSQDSISLTVTIEPNNKAVLNGIHDITNYLNKFELK, encoded by the coding sequence ATGAAATCATATGGAGAGAGTGCTGAGGAAATACTGAAAACTGCTGGTGTAAAGGGAATGCATGTTGATGATATTACTAATCAAATTATTAATAATGGTCAGGTTTTTTCAGACTCAGAAGAGGAGATAAAAACCAAAGTTACTGCATACCTCAGCAATAAAGCTGGGCCAGTTAGCAAGCCGAAAAAAAATTCAACCATTCGCAGAGTCAAAGGTAAAAAGCCAGGCTCTTATTTAAGAGGAGTGTACCGTTACTACGGTAGATCTGAGTCAATTGTATCTAATGTCACAGAGGATATTTCTGAAACGGCATTTATTGGGGCAGCAGGTGAATATGCGGTCGCGTCTGAATTTCTATTTAAAGGCTATAATGTTTCTCGGCCTGCAGTTGATTCAGGTATTGATTTGACAGTCTTTAAAGGAAATACCTTCTCTAACATTCAAGTTAAAACTTCATCGTCAAAATCAGATAAATTTCAGTTTTCTATTCGTACCAAGATATTTGATATTCACTCAAACATCAGCACCTATTATGTTTTACTTTGCAGAAGACAGATGAGGACTTTTTATAGAAATGATTATGTAATATTGCCAAGTACCGCTATTGAGTTCTTTGTTACCAATAGTTATATCAATCGGTCGCAAGATTCGATTAGCCTTACCGTGACGATTGAACCAAACAATAAAGCTGTACTTAATGGCATCCACGACATTACGAATTATTTAAATAAGTTTGAGTTGAAGTAG